The Humulus lupulus chromosome 3, drHumLupu1.1, whole genome shotgun sequence genome window below encodes:
- the LOC133825370 gene encoding uncharacterized protein LOC133825370, protein MNKALKSSSGRESNRWATATPGIQHRQAQRVGNGGAERPRANLVRPDETRIASPIRHPPSPIRHPTPSCSARNVPTYGDNRRNPPLAAPTYAPRARGNVPGPHPQPQALSFSNGSYWTEGHRSGRTGAELRNQLSSVQSPQVDPQTDLRDRLNSQRRNSARNGFSGTHHEGSPSEVHDNGKVPPNQARSWRDTNPPNTYDRMGVVEQPQGTKDQTLERLAQMEELMKRLLSEKEKDEYDSGDELELFSPNIAATTYPSGFKMPHLSKFDGDGDLSDHLGMFNTLMMAHNIGPELRCLVFPSTLVGPARQWFKQYKKHSISSWKSFSTDFKRAS, encoded by the coding sequence ATCGCCAGGCACAGAGAGTCGGAAATGGCGGAGCAGAGCGACCGCGGGCTAATTTGGTCCGACCTGACGagacaagaattgcctcgccaaTTAGACATCCCCCgtcgcccataaggcatccaaCACCATCTTGTTCTGCTCGAAACGTTCCTACCTATGGGGACAACAGGAGGAATCCTCCCCTCGctgcccctacctatgccccacGAGCGCGCGGAAATGTCCCAGGTCCTCATCCTCAACCGCAAGCTCTAagtttctctaatggaagttattggacggagGGCCATCGAAGTGGTAGAACCGGTGCAGAGTtgagaaatcagttgagttcggTTCAGAGCCCTCAAGTTGATCCACAGACCGATCTACGAGATCGcttgaattcacaaaggagaaatTCAGCTCGCAATGGATTCAGTggcactcaccacgagggaagtccttccgAAGTACACGATAATGGGAaagtcccaccaaaccaagctcgatcTTGGAGGGACACTAACCCGCCAAACACGTACGACcgaatgggagttgttgaacagccccagggaaccaaggaccaaaccctcgagaggttagcccagatggaggagctcatgaaaagactcctatcagagaaggaaaaagatgaatatgactcAGGGGATGAGCTTGAGCTTTTTTCCCCTAACATTGCAGCAACAACATACCCGTCGGGTTTCAAGATGCCCCATTTGTCAAagttcgatggagatggagatctgtctgaccacttgggaatgttcaacaccctgatgatggcccacaatattggacccgagctgaggtgtctggtattcccctcgactctggtcgggccggctaggcaatggttcaagcaatacaaaaagcattctatcagctcATGGAAGAGTTTCTccactgacttcaagagggcatccTAA